The proteins below are encoded in one region of Lactuca sativa cultivar Salinas chromosome 3, Lsat_Salinas_v11, whole genome shotgun sequence:
- the LOC111907371 gene encoding probable serine/threonine-protein kinase PBL19, translating to MKCLSIFHSKSSPEPKEENPPSKPKSETRLVKSTGSISFPRNIPEIYKEKEHTLTKFSFSDLRNATSNFNKLLKIGEGGFGCVYKARIRLSETQKDPLVVAIKRLNKQGMQGHKEWQTEVQFLGVVDHPNLVKLLGYCSVDGDRMQRLLVYEYMPNKSLAVHLFSQTLPPLPWKTRLQICLGAAEGLAYLHEGLEIQVIFRDFKTSNVLLDEKFNPKLSDFGLAREGPQGDRSHVSTMPVGTYGYAAPEYVETGHLKAKSDVWSFGVVLFEILSGRQAVDRNRPKGEHKLIEWVKLFPADSKNFRMIMDKRLNNKYCVDDARSIAKLAVRCLYKNPDDRPTMSQVVKGLRDVISDSQIGLVYDK from the exons ATGAAATGTTTAAGCATATTTCATTCAAAATCTTCACCGGAGCCAAAAGAAGAAAATCCTCCAAGTAAGCCAAAATCAGAAACAAGATTAGTCAAGTCAACAGGCTCAATCTCTTTCCCAAGGAACATACCAGAAATCTACAAAGAAAAAGAGCACACCTTgacgaaattttcattttcagaTCTTAGGAATGCTACCAGTAATTTCAACAAGCTTTTAAAGATCGGAGAAGGTGGGTTTGGGTGTGTTTACAAAGCAAGAATCAGACTTTCTGAAACTCAAAAGGATCCTCTTGTGGTTGCGATTAAACGGCTTAACAAACAGGGCATGCAG GGTCATAAAGAATGGCAAACAGAAGTTCAGTTTCTTGGCGTGGTCGATCACCCCAACCTTGTAAAACTTCTGGGATATTGCTCTGTTGACGGTGATCGGATGCAAAGATTACTGGTTTACGAATACATGCCAAACAAAAGCTTAGCAGTTCATCTTTTTAGCCAAACTCTGCCACCACTTCCATGGAAAACGAGGCTTCAAATCTGCCTTGGCGCAGCCGAGGGTTTGGCTTATTTGCACGAAGGGCTGGAAATTCAG GTGATATTTCGTGATTTCAAGACTTCGAACGTGTTATTGGATGAGAAATTCAACCCGAAGCTTTCTGATTTCGGTCTTGCTAGAGAAGGTCCTCAAGGGGACCGAAGTCATGTATCTACAATG CCTGTTGGGACTTATGGATACGCTGCCCCAGAATACGTTGAAACAGGACATCTGAAAGCGAAAAGTGATGTATGGAGTTTTGGAGTTGTACTGTTTGAGATCTTATCGGGCAGGCAGGCAGTTGATAGAAACCGACCGAAAGGCGAACACAAGCTTATTGAATGGGTCAAACTATTCCCTGCTGATAGCAAGAATTTTCGGATGATTATGGACAAAAGATTAAACAATAAATATTGTGTGGATGATGCTAGAAGCATTGCAAAATTAGCTGTTAGGTGCTTGTATAAGAACCCTGATGATCGACCTACAATGAGCCAAGTGGTCAAGGGGTTGAGAGACGTGATCAGTGACTCCCAAATTGGACTTGTATATGACAAATAG
- the LOC111907370 gene encoding uncharacterized protein LOC111907370: MPTKNILLKTSIAECGYSLLVQRPTNSSVPPLHRCSDPKSPCLPMMAPWHFVGVDQGFHLHPFYSNRSTGDPKYSFIAQEDFYEVVRSEYKIDPLRCISMQGVDKSRCNQFSTIYAVTNHIYM; the protein is encoded by the exons ATGCCAACAAAGAACATCCTACTAAAGACATCAATTGCAGAGTGCGGCTACTCCCTTCTCGTCCAACGACCCACCAACTCCTCCGTGCCTCCTCTTCATCGTTGCAGCGACCCCAAATCCCCTTGTCTGCCAATGATGGCCCCATGGCATTTCGTGGGCGTTGATCAAGGTTTTCACCTTCATCCCTTTTACTCCAACAG GTCAACTGGGGATCCAAAATATTCCTTCATTGCACAG GAGGATTTTTATGAGGTTGTTCGTTCGGAGTATAAGATTGATCCTTTGAGGTGTATATCAATGCAAGGTGTGGATAAAAGTCGTTGTAACCAGTTTTCTACCATTTATGCTGTTACCAATCATATTTACATGTAG